One Yoonia sp. BS5-3 genomic window carries:
- the alaS gene encoding alanine--tRNA ligase, translating into MSSLADIRSTFLSYFEKQGHAVVASSPLVPRKDPTMMFTNSGMVQFKNRFTGVESGDYQRATSAQKCVRAGGKHNDLDNVGYTARHHTFFEMMGNFSFGDYFKKEAIPFAWELVTKEFGIDKSRLLTTVYHTDDEAFEIWKSVGVPEDRIIRIDTDDNFWRMGPTGPCGPCTEIFYDHGDHIWGGPPGSPEEDGDRFIEIWNVVFMQNEQYADGRLEPLEMQSIDTGMGLERIAALLQGSHDNYNTDLFQALMTASGHATSTDPFGDQNVHHRVIADHLRSTSFLIAEGVLPSNEGRGYVLRRIMRRAMRHAHLLGAKDPVMHQLVPALVQQMGAAYPELGLGQRLIEETLLNEEVRFKQTLDRGLKLLDDELAGLAEDAALPGEAAFKLYDTYGFPLDLTQDALREKGRTVDTDGFDTAMAAQKAKARAAWSGMGEAADSAIWFDIADASGSTDFLGYDTLTAEGEIVAIVTDGATADKGTGEVQIVLNQTPFYAEAGGQVGDAGTLKAETGTAKVTDTKKVAGLYVHFATVTEGTLQKGQGAELSVDAARRADIQANHSATHLLNEALRDVLGDHIAQRGSLNAPDRLRFDFSHTKALTSDELAQVERDVNAVIRQNSPVETRIMTPDDARALGAQALFGEKYGDEVRVVSMGRQAGSGKGTAGDTYSLELCGGTHVKQLGEIGTFVTLSDSASSAGVRRIEALTGQAALDHLRLQDARLGQAAAALKAPVTEVADRVKALLDERKALSNEVAQLRRELAMGGGGDDATQVEINGVCFMGQVMTGVSGKDLPSLVDQFKEKVGSGVVLLIADTGGKAAVAAGVTSDLTDRISAVDILRAATPELGGKGGGGRPDMAQGGGASAQNADAAIAAAKQVLETL; encoded by the coding sequence ATGTCCAGCCTCGCTGATATCCGATCGACCTTTCTGTCCTACTTTGAAAAGCAGGGTCACGCGGTCGTGGCCTCCAGCCCGCTGGTGCCGCGCAAAGACCCGACCATGATGTTCACCAATTCGGGGATGGTGCAGTTCAAGAACCGGTTTACCGGTGTGGAAAGCGGCGACTACCAGCGCGCGACTTCGGCACAGAAATGCGTGCGCGCTGGGGGCAAGCACAACGATCTGGATAACGTGGGCTACACCGCCCGTCACCATACTTTTTTTGAGATGATGGGAAACTTCAGCTTTGGCGATTACTTCAAAAAAGAAGCAATCCCTTTTGCCTGGGAGCTGGTGACGAAAGAGTTCGGCATCGACAAATCCCGTTTGCTGACAACGGTTTACCACACCGATGATGAAGCATTTGAGATTTGGAAATCCGTCGGGGTGCCCGAAGACAGGATCATTCGCATCGACACCGATGACAATTTCTGGCGGATGGGTCCAACGGGACCTTGTGGGCCGTGCACCGAGATTTTCTATGATCATGGCGATCACATCTGGGGCGGCCCCCCAGGCTCGCCCGAGGAAGATGGCGACCGGTTCATTGAGATCTGGAACGTCGTTTTCATGCAAAACGAACAGTATGCGGACGGGCGGTTGGAACCGCTTGAGATGCAGTCGATCGACACCGGTATGGGGCTGGAACGCATCGCCGCGCTTTTGCAAGGCAGCCACGACAATTACAACACTGACTTGTTTCAGGCACTAATGACGGCCTCGGGGCATGCCACCTCGACCGATCCGTTTGGCGACCAGAATGTGCATCACCGGGTGATCGCGGATCACCTGCGCTCGACCTCTTTCCTGATCGCCGAAGGTGTGCTGCCGTCAAACGAAGGGCGCGGCTATGTGCTGCGTCGGATCATGCGGCGGGCGATGCGCCATGCCCATTTGCTAGGTGCGAAAGACCCTGTGATGCATCAGCTGGTGCCAGCCTTGGTACAGCAGATGGGGGCCGCCTATCCGGAGCTTGGGCTGGGTCAACGGCTGATCGAAGAAACGCTGTTGAACGAGGAAGTGCGGTTCAAGCAAACGCTCGACCGGGGCTTGAAGCTGTTAGATGACGAATTGGCGGGGCTGGCCGAGGATGCAGCGCTGCCGGGCGAGGCGGCGTTTAAGCTCTATGATACCTATGGCTTCCCGCTTGATCTGACCCAGGATGCGCTGCGCGAAAAGGGCCGCACAGTCGATACCGACGGGTTCGACACCGCCATGGCCGCGCAAAAGGCTAAGGCGCGTGCGGCATGGTCTGGCATGGGCGAGGCCGCAGATAGTGCGATTTGGTTCGACATTGCCGACGCGTCGGGCAGCACCGACTTTCTGGGCTACGACACGCTGACCGCCGAGGGCGAAATTGTTGCTATCGTCACGGATGGCGCAACCGCCGACAAGGGTACGGGCGAAGTGCAGATCGTGCTGAACCAAACCCCATTCTACGCCGAGGCCGGTGGTCAGGTTGGTGATGCGGGTACGCTGAAAGCCGAAACCGGCACGGCCAAAGTGACCGATACCAAAAAGGTTGCCGGACTTTATGTGCATTTTGCGACGGTGACCGAAGGGACCTTGCAAAAGGGGCAGGGGGCTGAACTGTCGGTGGATGCCGCACGCCGCGCCGATATTCAGGCCAATCATTCGGCGACGCATTTGCTGAATGAGGCCCTGCGCGACGTTTTGGGTGATCATATCGCGCAGCGCGGGTCGCTTAATGCGCCGGACCGGCTGCGGTTTGATTTCAGCCATACGAAGGCGCTGACGTCTGACGAATTGGCGCAGGTCGAACGGGATGTGAACGCGGTGATCAGGCAGAACAGCCCGGTCGAAACCCGGATCATGACGCCAGATGACGCGCGTGCACTTGGGGCGCAGGCGCTCTTTGGAGAGAAATACGGCGACGAGGTCCGCGTTGTGTCCATGGGCCGTCAAGCTGGGTCTGGCAAGGGCACGGCGGGCGATACTTATTCGCTTGAGCTTTGCGGCGGCACCCATGTCAAACAGCTGGGCGAGATCGGCACCTTCGTGACGCTTAGCGACAGTGCTTCCAGTGCGGGCGTGCGCCGGATTGAGGCGTTGACGGGCCAAGCGGCCCTTGACCATCTGCGCCTGCAGGACGCGCGGTTGGGGCAAGCGGCTGCGGCCTTAAAAGCCCCGGTGACCGAGGTCGCCGACCGGGTCAAAGCATTGCTGGACGAACGCAAGGCGCTAAGCAACGAAGTCGCTCAGCTGCGGCGCGAATTAGCCATGGGCGGCGGTGGTGATGATGCCACCCAAGTCGAGATCAATGGCGTCTGCTTCATGGGGCAGGTCATGACCGGCGTATCGGGCAAAGACCTGCCGTCACTGGTGGATCAATTCAAGGAAAAGGTCGGCTCTGGCGTCGTGCTTTTGATCGCGGATACGGGCGGCAAAGCTGCCGTGGCCGCAGGCGTGACAAGCGACCTGACGGACCGGATCTCGGCGGTGGATATCTTGCGCGCGGCAACCCCGGAACTGGGCGGGAAAGGCGGCGGCGGACGCCCGGATATGGCCCAAGGCGGCGGCGCCTCGGCCCAGAATGCAGATGCGGCGATTGCGGCCGCAAAACAGGTATTGGAGACCCTATGA
- a CDS encoding DUF1330 domain-containing protein: MTALWIAHVTVTDEVAYGEYAKRATVAIAEHQGVFLARGGAYEQLEGPDRPRNVVARFPSLQAAHDCYYSEAYQEALGFAKGASQRELSIVEEIQ, translated from the coding sequence ATGACAGCCCTATGGATAGCCCATGTGACCGTGACCGACGAAGTCGCCTACGGTGAATATGCAAAGCGCGCGACAGTCGCTATTGCGGAGCACCAAGGCGTCTTCTTGGCGCGCGGCGGGGCCTATGAACAGCTGGAAGGACCTGACCGGCCGCGCAATGTGGTGGCACGGTTCCCCAGCTTGCAGGCGGCCCATGATTGCTATTACTCGGAGGCCTATCAAGAGGCGCTTGGCTTTGCCAAAGGTGCGTCGCAACGCGAATTGTCGATCGTCGAAGAAATTCAGTAG
- a CDS encoding transferrin-binding protein-like solute binding protein → MNLRISSQVFLLAILGVSACSNSSSEANATPGTNGLDYGALGQELSDAEGAAVTMRSANFQTGDDTGATTATITLDEGFFNGDLDGTIEIFGETVVITDGVGKLANGQDVRLTYDSSQSGTYAAALDATVSEMSDINGGASYVLGFETNPDTVDARTGSVTYSGDFQVAGSLDGSTTLVAYEGDITVVVDFTADAADFELDGVLNSTTDVTMDASQLELFGNGISGDLECLEGCADSVSEVDATFYGPNADELGGILEINIEVDEDLYLGAGTFVITP, encoded by the coding sequence ATGAACTTACGTATTTCTTCTCAGGTTTTTTTGTTAGCTATTTTGGGTGTTTCAGCTTGCAGTAACAGCAGTAGCGAAGCCAATGCAACGCCGGGAACGAACGGCCTTGATTATGGCGCTCTCGGCCAAGAACTTTCTGATGCGGAAGGTGCCGCGGTCACGATGAGGTCAGCAAATTTTCAGACCGGTGATGATACGGGTGCCACAACTGCGACCATAACGCTGGATGAAGGCTTTTTTAATGGGGATCTGGATGGAACCATTGAGATCTTTGGCGAAACCGTTGTCATTACGGACGGTGTAGGAAAGCTGGCGAATGGGCAAGATGTGCGTCTTACCTACGATTCAAGCCAGTCGGGAACATATGCTGCAGCGCTTGATGCAACTGTTTCGGAAATGAGTGATATAAACGGAGGGGCGTCCTACGTATTGGGTTTCGAAACTAATCCCGACACGGTGGATGCGCGAACCGGATCAGTAACATATTCCGGAGATTTCCAGGTGGCCGGTAGTCTTGATGGTTCCACAACACTGGTCGCATATGAGGGCGATATTACGGTCGTTGTAGATTTCACTGCAGATGCTGCAGATTTCGAATTAGATGGGGTCCTGAACAGTACAACCGATGTCACAATGGATGCCAGCCAGCTTGAGCTGTTTGGAAACGGGATCAGCGGCGATCTGGAATGCCTGGAAGGTTGCGCCGACAGTGTGTCAGAAGTCGATGCGACCTTCTATGGCCCAAACGCTGATGAGCTGGGTGGCATCTTGGAGATCAACATTGAAGTAGACGAAGATCTTTACCTTGGTGCTGGTACATTTGTCATCACGCCTTGA
- the typA gene encoding translational GTPase TypA produces MDIRNIAIIAHVDHGKTTLVDELLKQSGVYRENEATQERAMDSNDIERERGITILAKCTSVEWKGSRINIVDTPGHADFGGEVERILSMVDGVVLLVDAAEGPMPQTKFVTSKALALGLRPIVVVNKVDKPDGEPDRAVDDCFDLFAALEANDDQLDFPTMFASGRSGWCDHELDGPRENLDALFDLIIDHVPTPKQIERKDEPFQMLATTLSADPFIGRILTGRVEAGTLKAGDTIKAMSRTGEKIEQFRVSKILAFRGLQQQPIDVAEAGDIVTVAGMTKATVADTLCDPSIEEPIPAQPIDPPTITVTFGINDSPLAGKDGKKVQSRVIRDRLMKEAEVNVAIKIEDTPGGDAFEVSGRGELQMGVLIENMRREGFELSISRPQVIFTEIDGVRHEPVEEVTIDVDDEYTGVVVEKLTGPRKGELTEMKPAGAGKTRIIARVPSRGLIGYHGEFLTDTRGSGVLNRLFHGTTPYKGKIEGRRQGVLISMENGTSVAFALWNLEDRGKMFIGAQEAVYTGMIIGEHSRENDLEVNPLKGKKLTNVRASGTDEAVRLTPPTIMSLEQAIAYIDDDELVEVTPNAIRLRKRYLDPHERKRQSRAG; encoded by the coding sequence ATGGATATCCGCAATATCGCGATCATCGCGCACGTTGACCACGGCAAGACGACACTTGTTGACGAACTTCTCAAACAATCCGGTGTCTACCGTGAAAATGAGGCCACGCAAGAACGCGCGATGGACAGCAATGACATCGAACGCGAACGCGGCATTACGATTCTAGCCAAATGTACATCGGTCGAATGGAAAGGCAGCCGGATCAACATCGTTGATACCCCCGGCCACGCCGATTTCGGCGGCGAGGTTGAGCGGATCTTGTCCATGGTCGACGGTGTCGTTTTGCTGGTGGATGCCGCCGAAGGCCCCATGCCGCAGACGAAATTTGTGACTTCTAAAGCCCTAGCCTTGGGCCTGCGCCCAATTGTCGTGGTGAACAAGGTCGACAAGCCAGATGGTGAGCCGGACCGCGCCGTTGACGATTGTTTTGATCTGTTTGCCGCCCTTGAGGCCAATGATGATCAGCTTGATTTCCCGACGATGTTTGCCTCAGGCCGGTCTGGCTGGTGCGATCACGAACTGGACGGCCCCCGCGAAAACCTAGATGCGTTGTTTGATCTGATCATTGATCACGTCCCCACCCCCAAACAGATTGAACGCAAGGATGAGCCGTTTCAGATGCTCGCCACCACCCTGTCTGCCGATCCGTTTATCGGCCGCATTCTGACCGGTCGGGTTGAGGCTGGCACATTGAAGGCAGGCGACACGATCAAGGCCATGTCACGCACAGGCGAGAAGATCGAACAGTTCCGGGTGTCAAAGATTTTGGCCTTCCGCGGTTTGCAGCAACAACCCATCGATGTGGCCGAGGCGGGCGATATCGTCACCGTCGCCGGTATGACCAAAGCAACCGTGGCCGACACGCTTTGTGATCCGTCTATCGAAGAGCCGATCCCGGCCCAACCAATTGATCCGCCCACCATCACCGTGACCTTTGGCATCAATGACAGCCCGCTGGCTGGCAAGGACGGCAAAAAGGTGCAATCCCGCGTCATCCGTGACCGGTTGATGAAAGAGGCCGAAGTCAACGTAGCCATCAAGATCGAAGATACCCCCGGCGGCGACGCCTTTGAGGTGTCAGGTCGTGGCGAATTGCAGATGGGCGTTTTGATCGAAAACATGCGCCGTGAAGGGTTTGAGCTGTCGATCTCGCGCCCGCAGGTGATTTTCACCGAAATCGATGGTGTCCGCCATGAACCCGTCGAGGAAGTCACCATCGATGTGGATGACGAATACACGGGCGTTGTGGTCGAAAAGCTGACCGGCCCGCGCAAGGGCGAGTTGACTGAAATGAAACCCGCCGGTGCGGGCAAAACCCGCATCATCGCCCGCGTCCCGTCACGGGGCCTGATCGGCTACCACGGCGAGTTCTTAACGGACACCCGTGGCTCTGGCGTGTTGAACCGCCTGTTTCACGGCACCACCCCCTATAAAGGCAAGATCGAAGGCCGCAGACAGGGTGTTCTGATTTCCATGGAAAACGGTACCTCAGTCGCCTTCGCCCTGTGGAACCTGGAAGATCGCGGCAAGATGTTTATCGGTGCGCAGGAAGCTGTCTATACCGGTATGATCATCGGCGAACACAGCCGTGAGAATGATCTGGAAGTGAACCCGCTGAAAGGCAAAAAGCTGACCAACGTGCGTGCCTCTGGGACAGATGAAGCCGTGCGTCTGACCCCGCCAACCATCATGTCATTGGAACAGGCGATTGCCTATATTGATGATGATGAGCTGGTGGAAGTTACACCAAACGCAATCCGGCTGCGCAAGCGCTATCTGGATCCGCATGAACGGAAACGGCAATCCCGCGCAGGGTGA